The DNA sequence TCGAATAGGCGACGATGTTGAGCGGGTTTTTCTGGTTAATCGAAATCGTCGGCTCAAATTGCGGCCGCATCACGAACGCCCCGCCCGCGTTGTTTTTGCTGTTGGTGTTGACATCGGTCCCAACAGTGATTTGCTGCGCGTTTGCCGCCGCTGCGGAGAACGCAAGCGCGCCCACCAGCGCAACAAGAATAGCCGTGAATCGCAAAGAAGTACAACGAACCGAGGTATGCATAACTCCTCCTACCATTGAAAGACGTGGCCGATTCGGCCATGGTCCAAGGTTGGTATTCTGCGCCAGCGAAAGAAGCGCAGAGCAGACCCGAAAACTCGAGTTCGGCAGGATTTCCTCGATGAAACCGAGCGACCTTGCCGGTTTCAATGCGTTTGCCCTGGGCCCTTGCTCAAGCAGAGCAAAGGGTAAGAAAGTTGAAGCTGGCTTCATTAGCGGTCTCTCCCCCGACGCAAGAACCGCCGCCTATCGGAGGTCTTCGCCGATGACGGTTGCCCAGCGAAATCTCCCCCAATAGAAGAAGAGTGTAAGTATCGCTCTCTCGATTGCAAGCGAATTCTATTCATTTATTTCGGAACCATGAAAAACGGCTAGTCACCGGCTGCGCCTTTGCAGTATTGTGGAAGCCGATTTGCGATCGATCGCCGAGATCGACGGCTACCTTCGTGTGATTCACCACTCTGCCTGAAATGGAAGGCAATGGGAGCGGCGAAGATGAACGGCTGGCTGCTGTTGCTTTCCGTTGCCGATGGTTCGGGGCAAAGCCCGTCGATCTTCGATCCGGCTTCCCACCCCGCGGAATCGATCCGCACGCTGTCGATCCTGGTCTTTGCGATCGCCGGTTTCATCTTTTTGGTTGTCGAGGGGGTGCTGCTCTATTCTCTGATTCGATTTCGTCGGCGAGGCGCGGCAGCGGCGAACCCATCTCCCGAGCCGCCGCAGGTCTATGGCAGCACGCCGATCGAGATCGCTTGGACGGCTGCGCCTCTCTTGATCGTGACAATCATGGTCTTGGTCACCGCGCGGACGTTGTGGGACGTTAGTCCTGATCCACCGAAGCCTAAACCGGACGACAACGCGCTCTTCGTCACCGTAGTGGGCCGTCAATGGTGGTGGGAATACCGCTACGATCAATTCGATGGCCGACCGCTCGGCTTCATCACTGCCAACGAATTGCACATTCCGGCGAGCGACGAGGGACGGCCGCGATCGGTCTATCTTTCGCTCAATTCGGCCGATGTGTACCACAGCTTCTGGGTCCCGCGGCTGGCCGGCAAGACGGCTTTGATCCCCGGAAGAACCAATTCGATGTGGTTCCAAACTCGCGAGGCGGGGCTCTACGTCGGGCAATGCGCCGAATACTGCGGCACGCAGCATGCCAATATGCTGCTTCGCGTGGTGGTCGACACGCCGCGAGACTTCAACCGCTGGCTCGAAAACGAACGGAAGCCCGCTGCGGATGATCCGGATCAGGCGGCCCGCGAAGGCAAGGCGGTTTTTCTTTCCCAGTCTTGCGTCAAC is a window from the Pirellulales bacterium genome containing:
- the coxB gene encoding cytochrome c oxidase subunit II, which translates into the protein MNGWLLLLSVADGSGQSPSIFDPASHPAESIRTLSILVFAIAGFIFLVVEGVLLYSLIRFRRRGAAAANPSPEPPQVYGSTPIEIAWTAAPLLIVTIMVLVTARTLWDVSPDPPKPKPDDNALFVTVVGRQWWWEYRYDQFDGRPLGFITANELHIPASDEGRPRSVYLSLNSADVYHSFWVPRLAGKTALIPGRTNSMWFQTREAGLYVGQCAEYCGTQHANMLLRVVVDTPRDFNRWLENERKPAADDPDQAAREGKAVFLSQSCVNCHRICGTTAAGSYAPDLTHLMSRATLASGMIPNDPEGKRLHDWIVDPQKIKPGCLMPAFGLSATQIDSIVNYLRTLR